ATGAAGACCATCAAGATAAACGGTTTCATCGGAGTTATTGATGATTTCGTAAAATTGATTTCTGAAGTAAAATGGTTCTGTTCCGGCGTAGAACAACTCACTAAAGGCCAATGGCCCAACTGAAGCTCCATTAACATCAATACTTAGCGATTCCCCGTCTTTCACAACAAGATAATTGACTTTGCTTCCAATTAAATAAAAGGTCTTCCCCTCCTGCTCCACATTGCCTGTGATATTGATCGAATAGGTCCCAGGTATCAGTTTTTCGATACGATTGACGCCATCTGTCATCTCCTGCTCGATGCGATAGCCCTCGGCGAAGTTTTCTAAAACTATTTTCAAGCCTTCAGTACGCTCGATTCCTTCTGCTACAGGATTCGCCGTAATATTCAAAGTCATATAGGCTATATCGTCCGTATCGAGTCCATTATCTATTCGGCTACAGGAACTGAATAGGCTCGCCGCAGCCAATAATCCATATAAAGTATATTTTCTGTTCATGATAGACATTATTTAATCGTAAGTCCAAGATTCAACCCAAAGAAGAATGGGTAGCTAGCATTTCTACTGATATATTCAGTCTTAACACGATCCGAGCGATGGCTGGGATAAGATCTGAACATATTGTTCGCAAAGAATGATACACGCATAAAGTCTCTGATCTCTTTGGTAATATTGATATTGAAATTAAAGAAGGTCGGAAGACTTTCCATCACTGCGTATGGTCTAGCCACTTTACGCATAATTGATTTGAATTCTGGGTCATCTTTTTTAGTTACATCAAAGTCATAAACCTGTCCATCATACTTGCTGATGTAACTTGTCGGAATGGAATCATTTCCATAAACGGTCCAATCCGACTCTTGCCAAATTCCTTCGGCCGTCAGAGTAACCACTAATCCGATCGAAGGGATGTTGTGAGTAGCACGAATCGAAGTATTCAATGCCCTGTCGTATCCGACTTCCATATCTGGCGCATATAATCCAATATGCGTTCTATTTGCGGCACCAAGACCGCTCTCATCATCATAATAATTGTAGTTTGAAGAAAATGATTTCCGCCATAAATAGATACCGTTGACACTAAATTGCGTACGGATTGCGTCAATTCGTTTCAGTTGTAACTCCATCTCAACCCCTTTCTTTTGAAAACGACCCGTATTGTTTGGCATCGTATATTTTGCTAATACCGGATTTGAAGTACCGACCAAAGATGGAGAATTGGCGCTTGCACGTTTATATTCTACGTAGTCTACCGGTTGAAATGAATTGGGCGTATAGCTAAAACTATAGCCGTCGATCAGCTCCTCGCTGAAGCCCGTAACGCGTAATAAGGATTTCCCAATAGTCAGGTCGAATCCGACTTCTGCCTTCTTATTCTTCGCAATCTTAAGATCTGCATTCTCGGTGTTAAATACACGTGTAGTTGTTAAGAATAAACGTTCCTCTTCAGGAATGCTCGTGCTTGTCAATTCATTTAGATTGACATATTCAAAATACGCACGCTCTGGATACAAATACATTAAGCTGGGTCCTTTCGCTAACAAACCATAACCTCCACGCAGGCTCAGTACCCGCGGGATAACATCGATAGTCGCATTGACACGTGGAGACAATGCAGACTTGCCTTCGCTGAATAAATCATAGCGTAAGCCGGCTTCAATGTTTAACTTATGATCACCCATATGGGCAGTAAAATTCTCTTGCGCAAATAATCCGAACTGCTGTAGCGCCGGAATCTCGCGAAATGTACGTCTGCGGAAAGTGGCATTGGGCACTTGAGCTGGCCGTACCGGTGGCAATGAATCAACAAATTGCTTGCCATCACCAAAGTTCTTATCGTATTTAAAATCAGCTCCTAAAAACCATTTATGTTCAGTGTTCCCTACTTTATTGTAAAATGAAGCAATCGCTTTTGCAAATCCTGAAAACTCACGCCCATCAATGGTGTACTGACCAACATAGGTCGAAGGTAGGTACACTGCATATAAGTTTTCCTCGCCAGCCGGAATATTGGTAATCTCGTTGCCATTCGCATCATAAACCGGCACACCCGGTCGGTTCGATAAAACTGCACCGTCCGTATAAGTCATGGAATATGGAGCGGTGGCATTGTTTTTCTGCTCAGATAAATAAGAATCTTTATTTTGATAACTTCCGTTTAGCGTGTAGCGGATATTCTTCAGCCATTTCTCATTAAAGTTTAGCGTCCCGTTGGTATTCAATGTGAAACCGACTTCCTTGCCGTATGATTCTGTCAACGTACGGATGTCGTCCGGGTTAAGGTCTCGCTTATTCTTTCCATAATTAAATGCGAATGAGCTGTTCGTCGAGAGCTTATTATTGAAGAATTGATTACTGTACAACGTATTAAAAGTTGCTCGTTGATAGGACACATAGGCTTCCTCCGGCTTGGTCACATTATAGCTGTAATCCGCACCAAAATTCACAGCACCTTTAGACTCTGCTAACTGTATCCCTTGGTTCATGGTTATGGAATACAGATTAGGATTTGTTCTTGCTTCGATAACAAGTGGTTGCTTTCCAGCTTTTTGATTAACAATGACTGCTCCTGATGCCACATCTCCGTACTCAACGGAAGGAATTCCGCGGATTACCTCAATAGATTCGATGTTCTGAATCGGAATATTTCGTACGTCAATCCCTCCTGAAGGGGCTGCTCCGCCCGACATGGACGCTGATCCTCCAGATCCAACGGTATTCATAACCTGCAAATTCGCGTTATTTGATGTAGGCGCTCCATTCACGATAATCGAAGTTCCGAACGCATTAAATTCATTGGCGGCCTGTGAATTTGGATTCCGATTGTTACTTTCGAAATTACGGATCTGAATTTCCTTAGCATTGGTTAAATCCGGATTGGAAGCTCTTGCCCCAGGCATTAAGCTCATCACATCGGCTAAGCTGTTCGCTTGTAAATGTTCGATTGCTGACCGCCCGATAACAGAGCTTGTCGCTAAATTTTTATTCGAAGCCTCTGCCGTTACCCCGACCTCTTCCAACCTAAAGGAATTGTCCTTGAAAACCAACTGAATATCTTGATTACCAGATAGCGTAAAGACAGTGTCTAGTGGTACTTTCCCAACATACTGACCTTGCAAGCTCAATCTCCCATAAGGAATATCCTTAAATTCGAATCGGCCAGAACCGTCCGTCGAAAGACTGATACCCATATTTTGAATACTTAGCGTGGCCTGTCTTAAAGGGCGTAATTGCCCATTAACAGTTTCGAAGGCTGTACCTGTAAGATTTGCTTTTTTCTCTTGAGCGGCTAGGTGATGGGAAGAAAAAATACTAAAGCAAGTCCCGATAATTCCGAGCGTAATGGTATTAAATTTCATCTGCAAAAATGCGAGTATAAATCAATAAATGTTTTTCGGGCCGATAGATGTGAAGAACGTCCCTATATTTCAATGGCAAATATAGCTGTTTAGAATCTTTCTAAACAAATTAATTTCATAAAGCTGTGTTCAAGGTACACATTTATCGCTACTTATCTGTGCTGCCCCTTCAGGCGATAGATATCTAATTCATCTGCAGCTTCTAGAAAGCGCTCATAGAATATAAAACCAAGCTTTTCGATCAGTCTAACTGAGCGATGATTTGCAGGCATAACAATCGCTTGCAGAATTAAATCCGGAAGTTTAGCGCACAACGCATTCATATAGGCGCTCACCGCTTCGAAGGCATAGCCTTTTCCAAAGAACTCCGGTAAAAATGCAAATCCTATGTCTGGATGTTCTTGGTTATCCCTATATAGCAAAGTAACAACACCAATTGGCTCATAATCTTCCTGCGTCCTCACAACATGATAGAAAAACCCATCCTTTTCAGAAATCCATTTGATATAACTTAGGGCATCCACTAAGTCATGAATCTCTTTGTCCCCGATAAACTGAAGCCAGCCCCGGGTATTCAACAACTTAAGAATGAATGCTGCATCAAATGCGTCCAACGGACGGATGTCTAATCTTTCTGTTTGTAGCTTTATGAACATCTTATAGATAAGATTAAATTTAGGAAAGAATTCCATAAATAGATCTAATTTCTAAAGCTTCGCTTATTTTTGTAAAAAACAAATAACATGAGCGAAGGAAATACGAGAGCGAATATCAAACCGGGAATGATCGTGAATATCATCCTAAAGAAGGATCAACGCACAGGTAATTTGACCGAAGGCGAAGTTAAAGACATTCTTACATCTGCCCCTTACCATAGCCGTGGAATCAAAGTGCGCTTGACCGATGGGTCCGTCGGACGCGTCGCTGAAATTATCGAAGACGACTTTTAGGTATATCAAAGGAATCCTACGGTAACAAGTTAACCAGTTTTAACAAAGTCCTGACAAACGGGGATGTTATTCTCCTTTATAATGGCTATGTTTGCCATTTTTGGCCTATTCGGCAGTTTCCGATGGTCAAGACTTTAGTAGAACATAATCATGGTTGCAGATTTACAGGAAAAGGAAATCAAAGATATTTACAGGACGTCTATTATTCAACAAACCGCATATTGGTCGAAAGTCAAATTATTGCAGGGTGTAGAAACATCAGCATTCAACTTTAAACTTGACCCCGAAGACTTGGGCATTTCACAATATCAATCTGATACCTTCTTTATCGGCGACTTATTGATTATTTTACAGAAACTCGACGCTGAACATTGCATTGCCTACGTACCTTACGGCCCGGAAATTGAACCTGCTGAAGATATGCAGGGATACTTCTTAGAGCAATTGTCGGAAGCTTTACGAACCTTCCTACCTCCTACCTGTATCATGATCCGGTATGATCTTTCATGGCAATCCTTATGGGCAAAGGATGATGACTGCTATGACCTTCATGGCAACTGGTTAGGAGCGCCAGATAAGCGATTGCAAGAAATCCGATTAAACTATAGTACGGAGCATTGGAATCTACGAAAGGCCAATACGGATATCTTACCTTCCAATACGATATTTATGGATCTGAAAAAAGATTCAGAAACGCTTTTAGGGAACATGAAACCGAAAACGCGCTATAATATTAATCTTGCTGCACGAAAGGGCGTAAAGATCAAATCGCTCGGTTTAGATAGTTTGGATATATGGTATGAGCTCTATAGACAGACGGCGCAACGCAATAACTTCGTATTGCACGACATCAATTATTTCCGTATTGTGCTAACGGCAAGGGCCAATGATACGCAATCGCCTGCAGATGTATACCTATTGATTGCTGAAGTTGATGAGCAACCCTTAGCAGCGATGTTTCTCGTGATGACCGGAACTAGAGGGACTTACTTGTATGGTGCCTCGGCGACCGAAAACCGCAATTACATGGCAACTTACGCCCTGCAATGGAAAGCCATGCAGATTGCGAAGGAAAAAGGCTGTACAGAATATGATTTCTTTGGGATCTCACCTCAAGCAGACCCCGCACACCCTATGTATGGATTATATCGCTTCAAGTCCGGATTTGGTGGACAGATATACCATAGAATGGGCTGCTGGGATTATCCGTTGGATAAAGATAAGTATGCCGTTTATGCGTCCATGGAGTTTAAGAACCAAAGCTATCATTTAAGCTAAAGTCATTATATCCTAAGGAGCTTTCTTTCACAGTATAGTTTTATGTCCGTATTGCTGTATTATCAAACAATTTGTAAACTTGCAAGATAAGCAGCTTAAACTATGAAAACGACAGATAAACATAATGAACGTATTGCCAAGATGGTTTTCGGAT
The DNA window shown above is from Sphingobacterium hotanense and carries:
- a CDS encoding YwbE family protein, which translates into the protein MSEGNTRANIKPGMIVNIILKKDQRTGNLTEGEVKDILTSAPYHSRGIKVRLTDGSVGRVAEIIEDDF
- a CDS encoding GNAT family N-acetyltransferase, producing the protein MFIKLQTERLDIRPLDAFDAAFILKLLNTRGWLQFIGDKEIHDLVDALSYIKWISEKDGFFYHVVRTQEDYEPIGVVTLLYRDNQEHPDIGFAFLPEFFGKGYAFEAVSAYMNALCAKLPDLILQAIVMPANHRSVRLIEKLGFIFYERFLEAADELDIYRLKGQHR
- a CDS encoding TonB-dependent receptor, encoding MKFNTITLGIIGTCFSIFSSHHLAAQEKKANLTGTAFETVNGQLRPLRQATLSIQNMGISLSTDGSGRFEFKDIPYGRLSLQGQYVGKVPLDTVFTLSGNQDIQLVFKDNSFRLEEVGVTAEASNKNLATSSVIGRSAIEHLQANSLADVMSLMPGARASNPDLTNAKEIQIRNFESNNRNPNSQAANEFNAFGTSIIVNGAPTSNNANLQVMNTVGSGGSASMSGGAAPSGGIDVRNIPIQNIESIEVIRGIPSVEYGDVASGAVIVNQKAGKQPLVIEARTNPNLYSITMNQGIQLAESKGAVNFGADYSYNVTKPEEAYVSYQRATFNTLYSNQFFNNKLSTNSSFAFNYGKNKRDLNPDDIRTLTESYGKEVGFTLNTNGTLNFNEKWLKNIRYTLNGSYQNKDSYLSEQKNNATAPYSMTYTDGAVLSNRPGVPVYDANGNEITNIPAGEENLYAVYLPSTYVGQYTIDGREFSGFAKAIASFYNKVGNTEHKWFLGADFKYDKNFGDGKQFVDSLPPVRPAQVPNATFRRRTFREIPALQQFGLFAQENFTAHMGDHKLNIEAGLRYDLFSEGKSALSPRVNATIDVIPRVLSLRGGYGLLAKGPSLMYLYPERAYFEYVNLNELTSTSIPEEERLFLTTTRVFNTENADLKIAKNKKAEVGFDLTIGKSLLRVTGFSEELIDGYSFSYTPNSFQPVDYVEYKRASANSPSLVGTSNPVLAKYTMPNNTGRFQKKGVEMELQLKRIDAIRTQFSVNGIYLWRKSFSSNYNYYDDESGLGAANRTHIGLYAPDMEVGYDRALNTSIRATHNIPSIGLVVTLTAEGIWQESDWTVYGNDSIPTSYISKYDGQVYDFDVTKKDDPEFKSIMRKVARPYAVMESLPTFFNFNINITKEIRDFMRVSFFANNMFRSYPSHRSDRVKTEYISRNASYPFFFGLNLGLTIK
- a CDS encoding lipid II:glycine glycyltransferase FemX encodes the protein MVADLQEKEIKDIYRTSIIQQTAYWSKVKLLQGVETSAFNFKLDPEDLGISQYQSDTFFIGDLLIILQKLDAEHCIAYVPYGPEIEPAEDMQGYFLEQLSEALRTFLPPTCIMIRYDLSWQSLWAKDDDCYDLHGNWLGAPDKRLQEIRLNYSTEHWNLRKANTDILPSNTIFMDLKKDSETLLGNMKPKTRYNINLAARKGVKIKSLGLDSLDIWYELYRQTAQRNNFVLHDINYFRIVLTARANDTQSPADVYLLIAEVDEQPLAAMFLVMTGTRGTYLYGASATENRNYMATYALQWKAMQIAKEKGCTEYDFFGISPQADPAHPMYGLYRFKSGFGGQIYHRMGCWDYPLDKDKYAVYASMEFKNQSYHLS